From the Accumulibacter sp. genome, one window contains:
- a CDS encoding phage late control D family protein, producing the protein MPVETSVSRAAVYRARPTLRLAGQEDLRASELLIGMRIEESEGGMTRAELRFSNWASTTDGNAEYAFEDGSRIALGTAIEVYSGDESQPRELFRGVVSGLEADFAPGAPPELVVLAEDALGRARMARRSKVYSDMSPADVVNAVAGELGLRPSVQGLSAPTGTWAQLNESDLAFLRRLLGRFDGDLQIVGDELQVAPRGDVRRGELNLELHGQLARARVVADLAQQVTSVSTAGWDPVGGSAVSGEASSLAHGGPGSGSSGADWLGRALAPRHEHIANLALASAAEAQAVAEAAFDQRARRFVRLEGVAEGNAQLRVGTTVSVSGLSGRWDNSYYVVEARHLYDVRAGYRTEFVGECAWLGDG; encoded by the coding sequence ATGCCGGTCGAGACCTCGGTCAGCCGCGCTGCGGTGTATCGTGCCCGGCCGACGCTGCGGCTGGCCGGGCAGGAGGATCTGCGCGCCTCCGAACTGCTCATCGGCATGCGCATCGAGGAGTCCGAAGGCGGCATGACGAGAGCCGAGCTGCGCTTCTCGAACTGGGCGAGCACCACCGACGGCAACGCCGAGTATGCCTTCGAGGATGGTTCGCGGATCGCGCTCGGGACGGCGATCGAGGTCTACAGCGGCGACGAGAGCCAGCCGCGCGAGCTCTTCCGTGGCGTCGTCAGCGGCCTCGAGGCCGACTTCGCGCCGGGGGCGCCGCCGGAGCTGGTGGTGCTTGCCGAAGACGCGCTCGGGCGGGCGCGCATGGCGCGCCGCAGCAAGGTCTACAGCGACATGTCGCCGGCCGACGTGGTCAACGCGGTCGCCGGCGAACTCGGACTGCGGCCTTCGGTGCAGGGACTGAGTGCACCGACCGGCACCTGGGCACAGCTCAACGAGAGCGATCTCGCTTTCCTGCGGCGGCTGCTCGGCCGTTTCGATGGCGACCTGCAGATCGTCGGCGACGAGCTGCAGGTGGCGCCGCGCGGCGACGTCCGGCGCGGCGAACTGAACCTCGAGCTGCACGGCCAGCTGGCGCGCGCACGCGTCGTGGCCGACCTGGCGCAACAGGTGACGAGCGTCAGCACCGCCGGCTGGGATCCGGTCGGCGGCAGCGCGGTCAGCGGTGAGGCCAGCAGCCTGGCGCACGGCGGTCCGGGCAGCGGCAGCAGCGGCGCCGACTGGCTCGGACGGGCGCTGGCGCCGCGGCACGAACACATCGCCAACCTCGCCCTGGCGAGCGCCGCCGAGGCGCAGGCGGTTGCCGAAGCGGCCTTCGACCAGCGCGCGCGGCGCTTCGTCCGCCTCGAAGGCGTCGCCGAGGGCAATGCGCAGTTGCGCGTCGGCACGACGGTCAGCGTCAGCGGCCTCTCCGGCCGCTGGGACAACAGCTACTACGTCGTCGAAGCGCGTCACCTCTACGACGTTCGCGCCGGCTATCGCACCGAGTTCGTCGGCGAGTGCGCCTGGCTGGGAGACGGCTGA
- a CDS encoding methyl-accepting chemotaxis protein encodes MKVSFRKKIVLSLAVTFVAMLATAAALIYVTHVGQLRDALETRMRGDERVFLTQIASDAEGLGRALTATVRIDGLLDAFESGSREELLRRAKPLFDELKAQSRITHFYFFTPDGTTFLRVHKPQQHGDRNTRNSFRMAASADKLASSLDMGKNFFSLRAVRPVHREGRKIGYWELAQEIDHVLPATKAITGDDVAVLLNDEYMRKKGTEIKGEQFRGLTLLDATNREAVLERLREFGVGADAADSGLRMGSSHALMTFPFRDGAGENAGLLVFFRDIESERRGLHAGILRSLLFIGVIMLLGAAVVVAVVGRAVAQLGGDPAYAVAVTREIAAGNLGVEVRSETSRDDTLLAAVREMQAALRAMVGETQRSASLLATEASTLARSVGEAAGALASEAGSARAIAATVAEVTGRIGQLSTSAAEARATALQSGELSRQGGEVIDSSVAEVSRIAETVQRSAAMIDELVRQSDRISAVTAVIKEIADQTNLLALNAAIEAARAGEAGRGFAVVADEVRKLAERTGKSTQEISGIISLVQQSTQAALESMHREVEQVDQGVALAHRASASIRQIESGTARVAEAIASISDLLRGQAAASEEVAAGVREVAGVSERNGESLRRVTKAAAEVAAVAGRLQEAVRRFRT; translated from the coding sequence ATGAAGGTCTCGTTCAGGAAGAAAATCGTTCTTTCTCTCGCCGTCACGTTCGTCGCCATGCTGGCGACGGCTGCCGCGCTGATCTACGTGACGCACGTCGGCCAGTTGCGTGACGCCCTGGAAACGCGCATGCGTGGTGACGAAAGGGTGTTCCTGACCCAGATCGCCAGCGACGCCGAGGGACTGGGGCGAGCGTTGACGGCAACGGTGCGCATCGACGGTCTGCTCGACGCGTTCGAGAGTGGCAGTCGCGAGGAGCTTCTCCGGCGCGCCAAACCGCTGTTCGATGAACTCAAGGCGCAATCGAGGATCACCCATTTCTACTTCTTCACGCCGGACGGGACGACGTTCCTGCGTGTCCACAAGCCGCAGCAGCACGGCGACCGAAACACGCGCAACAGTTTCCGCATGGCGGCCAGCGCCGACAAGCTTGCGAGTAGCCTGGACATGGGCAAGAACTTCTTCTCCTTGCGCGCGGTGCGTCCGGTGCATCGCGAAGGCAGGAAGATTGGCTACTGGGAGCTTGCCCAGGAGATCGACCACGTACTGCCGGCAACGAAAGCGATCACCGGCGATGACGTGGCGGTGCTGCTGAACGACGAATACATGCGGAAAAAGGGCACCGAGATCAAGGGCGAGCAGTTCCGTGGACTGACGCTCCTCGACGCAACGAATCGCGAGGCTGTACTCGAACGGCTACGCGAGTTTGGTGTTGGCGCTGACGCGGCCGATTCGGGACTGCGCATGGGGAGCAGCCACGCACTGATGACTTTCCCGTTCAGGGATGGCGCCGGCGAGAACGCCGGACTGCTCGTGTTTTTCCGTGACATCGAGTCGGAGCGTCGTGGGCTGCATGCGGGCATCCTTCGCAGCCTGCTGTTCATCGGTGTGATCATGTTGCTCGGTGCGGCAGTCGTCGTCGCTGTGGTCGGCCGTGCGGTGGCGCAACTGGGTGGTGATCCAGCCTACGCCGTCGCCGTGACGCGGGAGATCGCCGCCGGCAATCTGGGCGTCGAGGTCCGTTCCGAGACCTCGCGCGACGATACCCTCCTCGCTGCCGTCCGCGAGATGCAGGCTGCGCTGCGCGCCATGGTCGGCGAGACCCAGCGCAGCGCGTCGCTGCTTGCCACGGAGGCGTCGACCCTCGCCCGTTCGGTCGGCGAGGCGGCGGGTGCGCTGGCCAGCGAAGCGGGCTCGGCGCGTGCCATCGCGGCGACTGTTGCCGAGGTGACCGGACGCATCGGCCAGCTGAGCACCAGCGCGGCCGAGGCACGGGCGACGGCTCTGCAGTCGGGCGAGCTTTCGCGGCAGGGCGGAGAGGTGATCGACAGCTCGGTGGCGGAGGTGTCGCGGATTGCCGAAACGGTGCAGCGGTCGGCCGCGATGATCGACGAACTAGTTCGTCAGTCGGACCGAATCTCGGCGGTGACGGCGGTGATCAAGGAGATCGCCGATCAGACGAACCTGCTGGCGTTGAATGCCGCCATCGAGGCGGCGCGCGCGGGCGAGGCCGGTCGCGGTTTCGCGGTCGTCGCCGACGAAGTGCGCAAGCTCGCCGAGCGCACCGGCAAGTCGACCCAGGAGATCAGCGGCATCATCTCGCTCGTGCAGCAGAGCACGCAGGCGGCGCTCGAGTCGATGCACCGCGAAGTCGAGCAGGTTGACCAGGGCGTTGCACTGGCGCACCGGGCAAGTGCTTCGATCCGCCAGATCGAGAGCGGGACGGCGCGGGTGGCCGAAGCCATCGCCAGCATTTCCGACCTCCTGCGCGGACAGGCTGCTGCCAGCGAGGAGGTCGCTGCCGGCGTGCGCGAGGTCGCTGGCGTGAGCGAGCGCAACGGCGAGTCGCTGCGCAGGGTCACGAAGGCTGCGGCCGAGGTTGCCGCCGTTGCCGGCCGGCTGCAGGAGGCGGTGCGGCGGTTCCGCACCTGA
- a CDS encoding phage baseplate assembly protein V yields the protein MDRACHFQPAAGWLNGAQLARVVDLSDPERRNRVQVRLLAFDGVDGQDAPLWARVVCPFAGADRGAFLMPDVDDEVLVVFVQGDVRHPLVLGGLWNGSSASPADLGDEGNRFKRIRSKNGVTITLDDQQGQEKLQLETPGGQKFTLSDGPGKVTLEDSNGNKVVMEAARISVTASAEVKVDAPQVKVSAGMVTVDAALAKFSGIVKCEVLQATSVVSTSYTPGAGNIW from the coding sequence ATGGACCGCGCCTGCCATTTCCAGCCCGCCGCCGGTTGGCTCAACGGCGCGCAACTGGCGCGCGTCGTCGACCTCTCCGACCCCGAGCGGCGCAACCGGGTACAGGTTCGCCTGCTCGCCTTCGACGGTGTCGACGGGCAGGACGCGCCGCTCTGGGCGCGCGTCGTCTGTCCGTTCGCCGGCGCCGACCGTGGCGCCTTCCTGATGCCGGACGTCGATGACGAGGTGCTGGTGGTCTTCGTGCAGGGCGATGTGCGTCATCCGCTGGTGCTCGGCGGGCTGTGGAACGGCAGCAGCGCGTCGCCGGCCGATCTCGGCGACGAGGGCAACCGCTTCAAGCGTATCCGCTCGAAGAACGGCGTCACCATCACCCTCGACGACCAGCAGGGACAGGAGAAACTGCAGCTCGAAACGCCGGGCGGGCAGAAATTCACCCTGTCCGACGGACCCGGCAAGGTCACGCTCGAGGACTCGAACGGCAACAAGGTGGTGATGGAGGCGGCGCGGATCAGCGTCACCGCCAGCGCCGAGGTCAAGGTCGATGCGCCGCAGGTCAAGGTCAGCGCCGGCATGGTGACGGTCGATGCGGCACTCGCCAAGTTCTCGGGCATCGTCAAGTGCGAGGTGCTGCAGGCGACCTCGGTGGTTTCCACCAGCTACACACCCGGAGCGGGGAACATATGGTGA
- a CDS encoding GPW/gp25 family protein, whose amino-acid sequence MNSPLPRPLLGWPLFALPDEHGRLDWPDLEASVRQSIRVILSTRPGEQLMRPEFGAGLDRLLHAPNNLATRRQVRDWVMDSLARWERRILLDRVEVFEVPEQPAELRLEIAYRLARSGTPAALAVTVRLEEG is encoded by the coding sequence ATGAACAGCCCGTTGCCGCGTCCGCTGCTCGGCTGGCCGCTGTTCGCGCTGCCGGACGAGCATGGGCGGCTCGACTGGCCCGATCTGGAAGCGAGCGTCCGGCAGTCGATCCGCGTCATCCTCAGTACCCGTCCGGGCGAGCAACTGATGCGCCCGGAATTTGGCGCCGGACTCGACCGCCTGCTGCACGCCCCGAACAACCTGGCGACGCGGCGCCAAGTCCGCGACTGGGTGATGGACTCGCTCGCTCGCTGGGAGCGCCGCATCCTGCTCGACCGGGTCGAGGTTTTCGAGGTACCTGAACAGCCCGCCGAACTGCGGCTGGAGATCGCCTATCGACTGGCCCGTTCCGGTACACCGGCGGCGCTGGCCGTCACCGTTCGCCTGGAGGAGGGCTGA
- a CDS encoding phage tail protein codes for MAERITPYGAFNFVVSFDGGEEFGGFSDVSGIGTEVTIAEYRAGNDKENHVRKVAGVHKVSDVTLKRGIVNFDSLWAWINETRTAGPAAQKTVAINLLDEAHNPVRTWLLRGCIPMKYTGPTLAGKGGGDVALEEIVLAAEGFEIEA; via the coding sequence ATGGCTGAGCGAATCACACCCTATGGCGCCTTCAACTTCGTCGTCAGCTTCGACGGCGGCGAGGAGTTCGGCGGCTTCTCCGACGTCTCGGGAATCGGCACCGAGGTCACCATCGCCGAGTACCGTGCCGGCAACGACAAGGAAAACCACGTGCGCAAGGTGGCCGGGGTGCACAAGGTCAGCGACGTGACGCTGAAGCGCGGCATCGTCAATTTCGACAGCCTCTGGGCGTGGATCAACGAGACCCGCACCGCCGGCCCGGCGGCGCAGAAGACCGTCGCCATCAACCTGCTCGACGAGGCGCACAACCCGGTGCGCACCTGGCTGCTGCGTGGCTGCATCCCGATGAAGTACACCGGGCCGACGCTGGCCGGCAAGGGCGGAGGCGACGTCGCCCTCGAGGAGATCGTCCTCGCCGCCGAGGGCTTCGAGATCGAGGCCTGA
- a CDS encoding phage tail sheath family protein: MPEYLAPGVYVEETSFRAKSIEGVGTSTTAFVGPTRKGPFRATTDAQEVPEMLTSFGDFERIYGGISDLALTGGPSGTNFLAHAVRAFFNEGGSRLYVSRVVGAGAATASGEITPAGTAAAEAAAFVARFPGSIGNGVVVVREVQTPVAATAMANAPTGTLLVTGTGGTTAFHLKVGNDWHPATDPAAAAEVAATLAADTPRIVSLLVVAIDADGEDLSFEGLGFDRSHPAWVGHVMSATPARRADHLQNMFAITIGGNVSALELHTALFTGATTNAAGQLERSIALAGGLDGAAPVAANYSLALGELSGLEDISIVAAPGSSAYAETQAINNLLIAHAESRRAYRIAVLDLPRDQTPGQARTLRGLIDSRYAAVYYPWVVVPNPLARPGREDIPRELALPPSGFVSGIYARNDVERGVWKAPANEVVRGALRFEIDVNFAQQEMLNPLGVNCLRYLSGRGFRVWGARLASSDPEWKYVNVRRYFNYLESSIDRGTQWAVFEPNGERLWANVRQTIADFLYNEWRNGALLGSKTEEAYFVRCDRSTMTQNDLDNGRLVCLIGVAVIKPAEFVIFRIGQKTADARA; the protein is encoded by the coding sequence ATGCCCGAGTACCTAGCTCCCGGCGTCTATGTCGAGGAAACCAGCTTCCGCGCCAAGTCAATCGAGGGCGTCGGTACCAGCACCACCGCGTTCGTCGGGCCGACCCGCAAGGGCCCGTTCCGCGCCACGACGGATGCCCAGGAAGTGCCCGAAATGCTCACCAGCTTCGGTGACTTCGAGCGCATCTACGGTGGCATCTCGGACCTGGCGCTGACCGGCGGTCCGTCCGGCACCAACTTCCTGGCGCACGCGGTGCGCGCCTTCTTCAACGAGGGCGGTTCGCGGCTCTACGTCTCGCGCGTCGTCGGCGCTGGCGCAGCGACAGCCAGCGGCGAGATCACCCCGGCCGGTACGGCCGCGGCCGAGGCGGCGGCCTTCGTCGCGCGCTTCCCGGGCAGCATCGGCAACGGGGTCGTCGTCGTCCGCGAGGTGCAGACGCCGGTCGCGGCGACGGCGATGGCCAACGCGCCGACCGGCACGCTGCTGGTCACCGGCACCGGCGGCACCACCGCCTTTCACCTCAAGGTCGGCAACGACTGGCATCCGGCGACCGATCCGGCGGCCGCCGCCGAAGTCGCCGCGACGCTCGCCGCCGACACGCCGCGCATCGTCAGCCTGCTGGTGGTGGCGATCGATGCCGATGGCGAGGATCTGAGCTTCGAGGGTCTCGGCTTCGACCGCAGTCATCCGGCCTGGGTCGGGCACGTGATGTCGGCGACGCCGGCGCGCCGCGCCGATCATCTGCAGAACATGTTCGCCATCACCATCGGCGGCAACGTCAGCGCACTCGAACTGCACACCGCGCTGTTCACCGGTGCGACGACCAACGCCGCCGGCCAGCTCGAGCGCAGCATCGCCCTCGCGGGCGGCCTCGACGGTGCGGCGCCGGTGGCGGCGAACTACTCGCTGGCGCTCGGCGAACTGTCCGGTCTCGAGGACATCTCGATCGTCGCCGCGCCGGGTTCGTCGGCCTACGCCGAGACGCAGGCGATCAACAACCTGCTGATCGCGCACGCCGAGTCGCGCCGCGCCTACCGCATCGCGGTGCTCGACCTGCCGCGCGACCAGACGCCGGGCCAGGCGCGCACGCTGCGGGGCCTGATCGACTCGCGCTACGCGGCCGTGTATTACCCCTGGGTGGTGGTGCCGAACCCGCTGGCGCGGCCGGGTCGCGAGGACATCCCGCGCGAACTGGCGCTGCCGCCATCGGGCTTCGTCAGCGGCATCTATGCGCGCAACGACGTCGAGCGTGGCGTCTGGAAGGCGCCGGCGAACGAGGTCGTGCGCGGCGCGCTGCGCTTCGAGATCGACGTCAACTTCGCGCAGCAGGAGATGCTCAACCCGCTCGGCGTGAACTGCCTGCGCTATCTCTCCGGCCGCGGTTTCCGCGTCTGGGGCGCGCGCCTCGCGTCGTCCGATCCGGAGTGGAAGTACGTCAACGTGCGTCGCTACTTCAACTACCTCGAGTCGTCGATCGACCGCGGCACGCAGTGGGCGGTGTTCGAACCGAACGGCGAGCGGCTGTGGGCGAACGTGCGGCAGACGATCGCCGACTTCCTCTACAACGAGTGGCGCAACGGTGCGCTGCTCGGCAGCAAGACCGAGGAAGCCTATTTCGTCCGCTGCGACCGCAGCACCATGACCCAGAACGACCTCGACAACGGTCGTCTGGTCTGCCTGATCGGCGTGGCGGTGATCAAGCCGGCCGAATTCGTCATCTTCCGCATCGGCCAGAAGACCGCCGATGCCCGTGCCTGA
- a CDS encoding phage tail protein produces MNDLPLHVFRFHVRFSQQSLANPSGAAVPLCQGAFSECTGLEATMEPKVIKVGGSNYGAVQRAGPVSFATVVLKRGMSDTRDLWNWFSKVGAGAYAYRLQVEIEMRNSADEAVVRWALRRAMPVKFKAADLNAKGNEIGIEELHLAHEGLVLVS; encoded by the coding sequence ATGAACGACCTGCCGCTGCACGTCTTCCGTTTCCATGTCCGCTTCAGCCAGCAGTCGCTGGCCAACCCGAGCGGCGCCGCGGTGCCGCTCTGCCAGGGTGCGTTCTCGGAGTGCACCGGACTCGAGGCGACGATGGAGCCGAAGGTGATCAAGGTCGGCGGCAGCAACTACGGCGCCGTGCAGCGTGCCGGCCCGGTGAGCTTTGCCACCGTCGTCCTCAAGCGTGGCATGAGTGACACGCGCGACCTGTGGAACTGGTTCTCCAAGGTCGGCGCTGGCGCCTATGCCTATCGCCTGCAGGTCGAGATCGAGATGCGCAACAGCGCCGACGAAGCGGTGGTGCGCTGGGCACTGCGCCGCGCGATGCCGGTCAAGTTCAAGGCCGCCGACCTCAATGCCAAGGGCAACGAAATCGGCATCGAGGAACTGCACCTGGCCCACGAGGGCCTGGTCCTGGTGAGCTGA
- a CDS encoding phage tail protein, with amino-acid sequence MNGLSFEIAPPAAAADPNRVDVACFVGFVGRRSTPLPDSVRAALAAAGWIGGPWARPAEEIESLLQVPVVVDSWNAFAALYDWAARPVGSGTRRCASYLGAAVRSFFANGGRRAVVVRCGDPWPYLEAAGGRAAQRAARLSDLLAPAATPLDPTTWRGIGHLAGVPEVSFVCLPDLADICAAEPAIVDVAVEAPDSPEVFVECSVDTAPAVEEDVGLRDLAPPRADDDGFVAWRDALGSAREQLARRHREMLLLAALPLPLRDARNAAAWAQADFLAYLDAAGLLAAPDSSNGGRALGSAFVQLAWPWLRTRFSSDLPGTLEPPDGLFAGVLAANALARGTFRSVAGNRLPSVSGSEPVLSCSGIAATPADRLAQRVCLVAASPDGWVLHSDVSASGDLAWRAGGVTRLLGALLRAARRSGEAALFEASGPALWRRLEQGLGQLLTAFWREGGLGGASPQEAFSVRCDRSTMSQNDLDSGRLRAEISILPLAAVERITVVLDLTGGGVAAAASEPLREVA; translated from the coding sequence ATGAACGGGCTCTCCTTCGAAATCGCGCCGCCGGCGGCAGCAGCCGACCCGAACCGGGTCGACGTCGCCTGTTTCGTCGGCTTCGTCGGGCGGCGGTCGACGCCGCTTCCCGACAGCGTGCGGGCGGCGCTGGCGGCCGCCGGCTGGATCGGCGGACCGTGGGCGCGGCCGGCGGAGGAGATCGAAAGCTTGTTGCAGGTGCCGGTGGTGGTCGACAGCTGGAATGCCTTCGCCGCACTCTACGATTGGGCGGCGAGGCCGGTGGGCAGCGGAACTCGCCGCTGCGCGAGCTATCTCGGCGCCGCCGTGCGCAGTTTCTTCGCCAACGGCGGGCGGCGGGCGGTGGTCGTCCGCTGCGGCGATCCCTGGCCCTACCTCGAAGCGGCCGGTGGCCGCGCGGCGCAACGCGCGGCACGGCTGTCCGATCTGCTGGCGCCGGCGGCGACGCCGCTGGACCCCACGACCTGGCGCGGCATCGGCCATCTCGCCGGTGTGCCCGAGGTGAGCTTCGTCTGCCTGCCGGATCTGGCCGACATCTGTGCCGCCGAACCGGCGATCGTCGATGTCGCCGTGGAAGCGCCGGACTCGCCCGAGGTCTTCGTCGAGTGCTCGGTCGATACGGCGCCGGCCGTCGAGGAAGACGTCGGGCTGCGCGACCTGGCGCCGCCGCGTGCCGACGACGACGGTTTCGTTGCCTGGCGCGATGCGCTCGGCAGCGCCCGCGAGCAACTGGCGCGCCGTCATCGCGAGATGCTGCTGCTGGCGGCGTTGCCGTTGCCGCTGCGCGATGCGCGCAATGCCGCCGCTTGGGCGCAGGCGGATTTCCTCGCCTATCTCGACGCGGCCGGCCTGCTGGCCGCGCCCGACAGCAGCAACGGCGGTCGCGCGCTCGGCAGCGCCTTCGTCCAGCTCGCCTGGCCGTGGCTGCGGACCCGCTTCAGCAGCGACCTGCCGGGGACGCTCGAGCCGCCGGATGGTCTGTTCGCCGGCGTGCTGGCGGCGAACGCGCTCGCCCGCGGCACCTTCCGCTCGGTCGCCGGCAACCGGCTGCCATCGGTTTCCGGCAGCGAGCCGGTACTCTCGTGCAGCGGCATCGCCGCGACGCCGGCCGACCGCCTGGCGCAACGCGTCTGCCTGGTCGCTGCGTCGCCCGATGGCTGGGTGCTGCATTCCGACGTCAGCGCCAGCGGCGACCTCGCCTGGCGTGCCGGTGGCGTCACCCGCCTGCTCGGCGCGCTGCTGCGTGCCGCGCGGCGCAGCGGCGAGGCGGCGCTCTTCGAGGCCAGCGGGCCGGCGCTGTGGCGGCGCCTCGAGCAGGGCCTCGGGCAGTTGCTGACCGCCTTCTGGCGTGAGGGTGGCCTCGGCGGCGCATCGCCGCAGGAGGCTTTCAGCGTCCGCTGCGACCGCAGCACGATGAGCCAGAACGATCTCGACAGCGGCCGCCTGCGCGCCGAGATCAGCATCCTGCCGCTGGCGGCGGTCGAGCGCATCACGGTCGTTCTCGATCTCACCGGCGGTGGCGTTGCCGCGGCGGCGAGCGAGCCGCTGCGTGAGGTGGCGTGA
- a CDS encoding fibro-slime domain-containing protein translates to MTSMKSRCKQTALASLALIGLGVSSLSVAGTVTLTGTIRDFCAPSITGPSACTQLSDFEGAIPGVVTGMVGSTLSSGLPTAGANIGAGASSAANFAKWFVDSPGFNLPTPTSLTLTEGPPGTYTYSNGSFFPIDGQLYGDQGRSHNYHFTMHLEGQVAFSDPTAGADRSFSFTGDDDLWIFVDGKLMMDLGGVHGAVSGSFTEEDLKAQGLVAGTLYDLDIFFAERHTSASSFAITTTLEVAAPPSGVPEPTTMLLSLSALGALFARRRQRS, encoded by the coding sequence ATGACATCGATGAAAAGTCGCTGCAAACAGACGGCTCTCGCGAGCCTGGCGCTGATCGGTCTGGGTGTCAGTTCGCTGAGCGTCGCCGGCACCGTGACCCTCACCGGAACCATCCGCGATTTCTGCGCGCCGTCGATCACCGGGCCGAGTGCCTGCACCCAGCTTTCCGACTTCGAGGGGGCGATCCCCGGCGTGGTGACCGGCATGGTCGGGTCGACCCTGTCTTCGGGATTGCCGACCGCAGGCGCCAACATTGGCGCCGGTGCGTCGTCGGCGGCGAATTTCGCCAAGTGGTTCGTCGACTCGCCCGGCTTCAACCTGCCCACCCCGACGTCGCTGACGCTGACTGAAGGGCCGCCTGGCACCTACACCTACAGCAACGGCTCCTTCTTCCCGATCGACGGACAGCTGTACGGCGACCAGGGTCGCTCGCACAATTATCACTTCACCATGCACCTCGAAGGACAGGTCGCCTTCAGCGATCCTACCGCCGGCGCCGATCGCAGCTTCAGCTTTACCGGTGACGACGATCTGTGGATCTTCGTCGACGGCAAGTTGATGATGGACCTCGGCGGTGTGCATGGCGCAGTCAGCGGCAGCTTCACCGAGGAGGACCTGAAGGCCCAGGGACTCGTCGCGGGAACCCTGTACGATCTCGACATCTTCTTCGCCGAACGCCATACCTCGGCGTCGAGCTTTGCCATCACGACGACTCTCGAGGTTGCTGCACCGCCATCGGGAGTGCCGGAGCCGACAACGATGCTCCTCTCGCTGTCCGCCCTCGGCGCCCTTTTTGCGCGTCGGCGCCAGCGCAGCTAG
- a CDS encoding DUF4255 domain-containing protein encodes MANVFAVHAVGSSIVTFLRNTYPTEIGGRALPECDFELVSGGQMASEGEERNRITLFLYRLTVNEHSRQSAHLRGSGNGVGPLGLDLHYLMSSWGMAAQDEQVALTWALRQLHEYPVLDASSLTPDAGWASDEVIQIIPAELATEDVMRIWDALTPSYRLSVSYVARLVRVDPDSDAAQFRPVVAGRFAYGGAA; translated from the coding sequence ATGGCAAATGTGTTCGCAGTGCACGCGGTCGGCAGTTCGATCGTGACCTTCCTGCGCAACACCTATCCGACCGAGATCGGCGGCCGCGCCTTGCCCGAATGCGACTTCGAGCTGGTCAGCGGCGGCCAGATGGCCAGCGAGGGCGAGGAGCGCAACCGCATCACGCTCTTCCTCTACCGCCTGACGGTAAACGAGCACTCGCGGCAGAGCGCCCACCTGCGCGGCTCGGGCAACGGCGTCGGGCCGCTCGGGCTCGACCTGCACTACCTGATGAGCAGCTGGGGGATGGCGGCGCAGGACGAGCAGGTGGCGCTGACCTGGGCGCTGCGCCAGTTGCACGAGTACCCGGTGCTCGACGCCTCGTCGCTGACTCCCGACGCCGGCTGGGCGAGCGACGAGGTGATCCAGATCATCCCGGCCGAACTGGCGACCGAGGACGTGATGCGCATCTGGGATGCGCTGACGCCTTCGTACCGGCTGTCGGTGTCCTACGTGGCAAGGCTCGTGCGCGTCGATCCCGACAGCGACGCCGCGCAGTTCCGCCCGGTGGTCGCCGGGCGCTTCGCCTACGGGGGCGCGGCGTGA